In a single window of the Gossypium hirsutum isolate 1008001.06 chromosome D02, Gossypium_hirsutum_v2.1, whole genome shotgun sequence genome:
- the LOC107908972 gene encoding 3-hydroxy-3-methylglutaryl-coenzyme A reductase 1-like codes for MEAPRLYSTKPVQSLKPTKKIPLEEDTGKASDALPLPLYLTNALFFTLFFSVVYFLLSRWREKIRTSTPLHVVTFSDIIAILSFLASFIYLLGFFGIDFVQSLVFQSSPDVWIAEEEDDEVLLAKEDARKVPCGQALDCSLPPLPPVAPIVTVQKVFDEKPVTVLTEEDEEIIKSVVAGTTPSYSLESKLGDCKRAAAIRREALQRLTGKSLSGLPLDGFDYESILGQCCEMPVGYVQIPVGISGPLLVNGREYSVPMATTEGCLVASTNRGCKAIHLSGGATSVLLKDGMTRAPCVRFGTAKRAADLKLYLEDPDNFETLSVVFNRSSRFGRLQGIKCAIAGKNLYIRFTCSTGDAMGMNMVSKGVQNVLDFLQTDFPDMDVIGISGNYCSDKKPAAVNWIEGRGKSVVCEATIKGDVVRKVLKTSVESLVELNMLKNLTGSAMAGALGGFNAHASNIVAAIYIATGQDPAQNVESSHCITMMEAVNDGKDLHVSVTMPSIEVGTVGGGTQLASQSACLNLLGVKGASKETPGANSRTLATIVASAVLAGELSLMSAIAAGQLVKSHMKYNRSTKDVSKASS; via the exons ATGGAGGCTCCCCGGCTGTATTCGACTAAACCTGTTCAATCTCTCAAGCCAACGAAGAAGATTCCTTTAGAGGAAGATACCGGTAAAGCCTCCGACGCTTTGCCGCTTCCCTTGTACCTAACCAATGCCCTGTTCTTCACCCTCTTCTTCTCGGTGGTTTATTTTCTTCTATCCCGTTGGCGTGAGAAGATACGTACCTCCACACCTCTCCATGTCGTCACCTTTTCCGACATCATCGCCATTCTCTCATTTCTCGCGTCCTTTATTTACCTTTTGGGTTTCTTTGGGATTGACTTCGTTCAATCTTTGGTTTTCCAATCATCGCCTGACGTTTGGATTGCCGAGGAAGAGGATGATGAAGTTCTGCTTGCAAAGGAAGATGCCCGTAAGGTCCCTTGCGGGCAAGCTCTCGATTGTTCGCTTCCACCTCTGCCTCCTGTGGCACCAATCGTGACCGTTCAGAAGGTGTTCGATGAAAAGCCTGTGACGGTACTAAcggaggaagatgaagaaataaTTAAATCTGTAGTGGCTGGTACAACCCCTTCGTATTCCTTGGAATCGAAATTGGGTGATTGCAAGAGGGCGGCGGCAATCAGGCGGGAAGCGTTGCAAAGATTAACAGGGAAGTCGTTATCAGGATTGCCCTTGGATGGGTTTGATTACGAGTCGATTTTGGGGCAGTGTTGTGAGATGCCGGTTGGCTACGTGCAAATTCCCGTTGGAATTTCCGGGCCTTTGTTGGTTAATGGAAGAGAGTACTCGGTTCCTATGGCAACCACGGAAGGGTGCTTGGTGGCTAGCACTAATAGGGGCTGTAAGGCTATTCATTTGTCTGGTGGAGCTACAAGTGTTCTATTGAAAGATGGTATGACTAGAGCTCCATGTGTAAGGTTCGGTACTGCGAAAAGGGCAGCTGATTTGAAGTTGTATTTGGAGGACCCTGATAATTTCGAGACCTTGTCTGTTGTTTTCAACAG ATCAAGTAGATTTGGCAGGCTCCAAGGTATCAAATGTGCAATTGCTGGAAAGAATCTGTATATTAGATTCACTTGCAGTACAGGTGATGCTATGGGGATGAACATGGTTTCCAAGGGAGTGCAAAACGTTTTGGATTTCCTTCAAACTGATTTCCCTGACATGGATGTCATTGGCATCTCTG GAAACTATTGTTCCGACAAAAAACCGGCTGCGGTAAATTGGATTGAAGGACGAGGCAAATCTGTTGTCTGTGAAGCCACCATTAAGGGTGATGTGGTTAGGAAGGTCTTGAAGACAAGTGTGGAATCTCTCGTTGAGCTTAACATGCTTAAGAACCTTACTGGATCAGCTATGGCTGGAGCTCTGGGTGGATTCAACGCTCACGCCAGTAACATCGTTGCTGCAATCTACATAGCTACCGGCCAAGATCCGGCTCAAAATGTCGAGAGCTCGCATTGCATCACGATGATGGAAGCTGTTAATGATGGAAAGGACCTCCACGTCTCTGTCACAATGCCTTCCATCGAG GTTGGGACTGTTGGTGGTGGAACTCAGCTTGCATCTCAATCAGCCTGTTTGAACTTACTTGGAGTGAAGGGTGCAAGCAAAGAGACACCAGGAGCAAACTCTAGGACGCTGGCAACCATTGTAGCGTCTGCTGTTCTTGCAGGGGAGCTGTCGCTTATGTCTGCAATTGCAGCAGGACAATTAGTTAAGAGCCATATGAAGTACAATAGGTCAACTAAGGATGTGTCCAAGGCTTCTTCATAG
- the LOC107908971 gene encoding 3-hydroxy-3-methylglutaryl-coenzyme A reductase 1-like, whose translation MEAPRLYSTKPAQSLKPSKKITLEEDHGKASDALPLPLHLTNALFFTLFFSVVYFLLSRWREKIRTSTPLHVVTFSEIIAILSFLASFIYLLGFFGIDFVQSLVFQPSPDVWIAEDEEEDNEVLLAKEDARMVPCGQALDCSLPPLPPAAPIVTVQKVFDEKPVTVTTEEDEEIIKSVVAGTTPSYSLESKLGDCKRAAAIRREALQRLTGKSLSGLPLDGFDYESILGQCCEMPVGYVQIPVGIAGPLLVNGREYSVPMATTEGCLVASTNRGCKAIHLSGGATSVLLKDGMTRAPCVRFGTAKRAADLKLYLEDPDNFETLSVVFNRSSRFGRLQGIKCAIAGKNLYIRFTCSTGDAMGMNMVSKGVQNVLDFLQTDFPDMDVIGISGNYCSDKKPAAVNWIEGRGKSVVCEAIIKGDVVRKVLKTSVESLVELNMLKNLTGSAMAGALGGFNAHASNIVTAIYIATGQDPAQNVESSHCITMMEAVNEGKDLHISVTMPSIEVGTVGGGTQLASQSACLNLLGVKGASKETPGANSRMLATIVAGAVLAGELSLMSALAAGQLVKSHMKYNRSSKDVSKASS comes from the exons ATGGAGGCTCCTCGGCTGTATTCGACTAAACCTGCTCAATCTCTCAAGCCATCGAAGAAGATTACTTTAGAGGAAGATCACGGTAAAGCCTCCGACGCATTGCCGCTTCCCTTGCACCTAACGAATGCCCTGTTCTTCACCCTCTTCTTCTCGGTggtttattttcttctttcccGTTGGCGTGAGAAGATCCGTACCTCCACACCTCTCCATGTCGTCACCTTTTCCGAGATCATCGCCATTCTCTCATTTTTAGCGTCCTTTATTTACCTTTTGGGTTTCTTTGGGATTGACTTCGTTCAATCTTTGGTTTTCCAACCATCGCCTGACGTTTGGATTGCCGAGGACGAGGAAGAGGATAATGAAGTTCTGCTCGCAAAGGAAGACGCCCGTATGGTCCCTTGTGGACAAGCTCTCGATTGCTCGCTTCCACCTCTGCCTCCTGCGGCACCAATCGTGACCGTTCAGAAGGTGTTCGATGAAAAGCCTGTGACGGTTACAAcggaggaagatgaagaaataaTTAAATCTGTAGTGGCTGGAACAACCCCTTCGTATTCCTTGGAATCGAAATTGGGTGATTGCAAGAGGGCGGCTGCAATCAGGCGGGAAGCGTTGCAAAGATTAACAGGGAAGTCGTTATCAGGATTGCCCTTGGATGGGTTTGATTACGAGTCGATTTTAGGGCAGTGTTGTGAGATGCCGGTTGGCTACGTGCAGATTCCCGTTGGAATTGCTGGGCCTTTGTTGGTTAATGGAAGAGAGTACTCGGTTCCTATGGCAACCACGGAAGGGTGCTTGGTGGCTAGCACTAATAGGGGCTGTAAGGCTATTCATTTGTCTGGTGGAGCTACAAGTGTTCTATTGAAAGATGGTATGACTAGAGCTCCATGTGTAAGGTTCGGTACTGCGAAAAGGGCAGCTGATTTGAAGTTGTATTTGGAGGACCCTGATAATTTCGAGACATTGTCTGTTGTTTTCAACAG ATCAAGTAGGTTTGGCAGGCTCCAAGGTATCAAATGTGCAATTGCTGGAAAGAATCTGTATATTAGATTCACTTGCAGTACAGGTGATGCTATGGGGATGAACATGGTTTCCAAGGGAGTCCAAAATGTTTTGGATTTCCTTCAAACTGATTTCCCTGACATGGATGTCATTGGCATCTCTG GAAACTATTGTTCCGACAAAAAACCGGCTGCGGTAAATTGGATTGAAGGACGAGGCAAATCTGTTGTTTGCGAAGCCATCATTAAGGGTGATGTGGTTAGGAAGGTCTTGAAGACAAGTGTGGAATCTCTCGTTGAGCTTAACATGCTCAAGAACCTTACTGGATCAGCTATGGCTGGAGCTCTGGGTGGATTCAATGCTCACGCCAGTAACATCGTCACTGCAATCTACATAGCTACGGGCCAAGATCCGGCTCAAAATGTTGAGAGCTCTCATTGCATCACTATGATGGAAGCTGTTAACGAGGGCAAGGACCTCCACATCTCTGTCACAATGCCTTCCATCGAG GTTGGTACCGTTGGTGGTGGAACACAGCTTGCATCTCAGTCAGCCTGTTTGAACTTACTTGGAGTGAAGGGTGCAAGCAAAGAGACACCAGGAGCAAACTCTAGAATGCTGGCAACCATTGTAGCAGGTGCTGTCCTTGCCGGGGAGCTGTCACTCATGTCAGCACTTGCAGCAGGGCAACTAGTTAAGAGCCATATGAAGTACAATAGATCAAGTAAGGATGTGTCCAAGGCTTCTTCATAG